One window of the Candidatus Yanofskybacteria bacterium genome contains the following:
- the ftsW gene encoding putative lipid II flippase FtsW, which produces MMAKSLIWITLVSVVFGLVMLSSAGIIDAQKKFGNSYYYFYHQLLQSVLPGLALLFIFFKINYKVWKKLAIPILFFALLLMTFVFLPQFGHGAKGATRWLELFGFRFQPSEFLKMAMIIYLAAWFSGRDERLKNWTYGMAPFFVVLAFVAALLALQPDIGTLLIVSSISIGVYFAAGVEMKHFFTVIGVFLLIGIALVIFEPYRFNRLKTFMNPDIDPRGISYQVNQSFIAIGSGGLLGVGFGKSSQKQGFLPEVVGDSIFAVIAEELGFIGAVATLLMFIALCFTLTRIAKNTRDKFGLLLVMGVNIWICSQALLNIAANCGIAPLTGVPLPFISYGGSAMMAILSGIGISASVAKR; this is translated from the coding sequence TGACGCACAGAAGAAATTTGGCAATTCATATTATTACTTCTACCATCAATTACTTCAAAGCGTACTTCCAGGGCTGGCTCTGCTTTTTATTTTCTTTAAGATTAATTATAAAGTATGGAAGAAATTAGCAATACCAATACTATTTTTCGCATTACTTTTAATGACGTTCGTGTTCTTGCCACAATTTGGACATGGTGCGAAAGGGGCAACCAGGTGGCTAGAATTATTCGGCTTCCGTTTCCAACCTTCGGAGTTTCTGAAGATGGCCATGATTATATATCTAGCCGCTTGGTTTAGTGGTAGGGATGAGCGTCTTAAAAATTGGACCTATGGGATGGCCCCATTCTTCGTTGTATTGGCTTTTGTGGCCGCCCTATTAGCGCTGCAGCCCGATATTGGAACGTTGCTCATCGTTTCGTCTATATCCATAGGCGTTTACTTTGCAGCTGGCGTCGAGATGAAACACTTTTTTACGGTTATTGGCGTATTCTTGTTAATCGGAATTGCGTTAGTGATTTTTGAACCGTACAGATTTAATAGGTTGAAAACCTTCATGAACCCCGATATCGATCCACGGGGAATATCCTATCAGGTCAATCAATCTTTTATAGCTATCGGATCTGGAGGGCTACTTGGCGTCGGATTTGGCAAGAGCAGCCAGAAGCAAGGCTTCTTGCCAGAGGTTGTCGGGGATTCTATCTTTGCGGTGATAGCGGAGGAGCTCGGTTTTATCGGTGCGGTGGCGACTTTATTGATGTTCATTGCGCTATGTTTCACCCTAACTAGAATAGCTAAAAATACTCGTGATAAATTTGGATTGTTGCTTGTGATGGGCGTAAACATTTGGATATGTTCTCAGGCATTATTAAACATCGCCGCCAATTGCGGCATTGCGCCTTTGACGGGTGTGCCTCTGCCATTCATCAGCTATGGCGGTTCAGCGATGATGGCCATTTTGTCGGGTATAGGCATATCGGCTAGCGTGGCTAAAAGATAA
- the rpsT gene encoding 30S ribosomal protein S20 has protein sequence MPITESAKKALRQSKKKRIQNLQRSNDLKVSMKKIERLVKDGKKDEAAKLVAKAYKAVDKAAKTGVIKKNKAARLKSKAARMTSSK, from the coding sequence ATGCCAATAACAGAATCAGCAAAAAAAGCCCTAAGACAGTCGAAAAAGAAGAGAATCCAAAATCTTCAGAGAAGCAATGATCTCAAGGTCTCCATGAAGAAAATAGAGAGACTCGTCAAAGATGGCAAAAAGGATGAAGCAGCCAAGCTGGTGGCCAAAGCCTACAAGGCCGTGGATAAAGCCGCAAAGACCGGAGTCATAAAGAAAAATAAGGCCGCTAGATTAAAATCAAAAGCTGCCCGAATGACTTCCTCGAAATAA